The Sandaracinaceae bacterium genome contains a region encoding:
- the glmS gene encoding glutamine--fructose-6-phosphate transaminase (isomerizing) encodes MCGIVGYIGSEPSAPILLDGLRRLEYRGYDSAGLAIHSTNGVQVVRAVGKLRNLEKALDERPLQGTVGIGHTRWATHGRPSEVNAHPHVAGPVAVVHNGIIENHVALRNELRAAGCEILSDTDTELVAHLVRREVDGGTDLETAVRQTLGRLHGAYAIAVLSTLEPGRIVVAKNSSPLVLGIGEGATYCASDVPALLPYTRNMLFLEDGEMASLGADGVVVTTVEGAPVQRAVQRIDWSPAMAEKAGYKHFMLKEIFEQPRALEDTFRGRLDRQAGDIHSAEIGLTDADARAIKRVVLLACGTSHHAAMAGRYWLESLARVPTVVELASEFRGRDAVVSEGDLIIAVSQSGETLDTLVAAKEAKQKGAKVLAIANVIGSAIPRMADATFYTHAGPEIGVASTKCFSAQLANLVMFAVWLGRRRDALTPERTRELVEALARIPQHMADTLNGTRQLVANLARRYVDARDVLFLGRGLSFPIALEGALKLKEISYVHAEGYAAGEMKHGPIALIDARLPVLVLVPRDDNYERSLSNLQEAKAREAMVIAIANEGDVDARDASDDLVEVAAVDPVLTPFLTVLPLQLYSYYVADFKGTDVDQPRNLAKTVTVE; translated from the coding sequence ATGTGCGGCATTGTCGGATACATCGGTAGCGAACCCTCGGCCCCCATCCTGCTCGACGGTCTCCGGCGCCTCGAGTACCGCGGCTACGACTCGGCCGGCCTCGCCATCCACAGCACGAACGGCGTGCAGGTGGTGCGGGCCGTGGGGAAGCTGCGCAACCTCGAGAAGGCCCTCGACGAGCGGCCGCTGCAGGGCACGGTGGGCATCGGCCACACGCGCTGGGCCACGCACGGGCGGCCGAGCGAGGTCAACGCGCACCCTCACGTCGCGGGCCCCGTGGCCGTCGTGCACAACGGCATCATCGAGAACCACGTCGCGCTTCGCAACGAGCTGCGCGCGGCGGGGTGCGAGATCCTGTCCGACACCGACACCGAGCTGGTCGCGCACCTGGTGCGCCGCGAAGTGGATGGCGGCACGGACCTCGAGACGGCCGTGCGACAGACGCTCGGGCGCCTGCACGGCGCCTACGCCATCGCGGTGCTGAGCACGCTCGAGCCCGGACGCATCGTGGTGGCCAAGAACTCGTCGCCGCTGGTGCTCGGCATCGGCGAGGGCGCGACGTACTGCGCGAGCGACGTGCCGGCGCTGCTGCCCTACACGCGCAACATGCTGTTCCTGGAGGACGGCGAGATGGCGTCGCTCGGCGCCGATGGCGTCGTCGTCACCACCGTCGAAGGGGCGCCCGTGCAGCGCGCCGTGCAGCGCATCGACTGGTCCCCGGCCATGGCCGAGAAGGCTGGCTACAAGCACTTCATGCTGAAAGAGATCTTCGAGCAGCCGCGGGCGCTCGAGGACACCTTCCGCGGCCGCCTCGACCGTCAGGCGGGGGACATCCACAGCGCCGAGATCGGCCTCACCGACGCCGACGCGCGCGCCATCAAGCGCGTCGTGCTGCTGGCCTGCGGCACCAGCCACCACGCGGCGATGGCAGGGCGCTACTGGCTCGAGTCGCTCGCGCGCGTCCCCACGGTGGTCGAGCTGGCCAGCGAGTTCCGCGGGCGCGACGCCGTGGTGAGCGAGGGCGACCTGATCATCGCCGTCAGCCAGTCGGGCGAGACCCTGGACACGTTGGTGGCCGCCAAGGAGGCCAAGCAGAAGGGGGCCAAGGTGCTGGCCATCGCGAACGTCATCGGCAGCGCCATCCCGCGCATGGCGGACGCGACCTTCTACACGCACGCGGGCCCCGAGATCGGCGTCGCGTCCACCAAGTGCTTCAGCGCCCAGCTGGCGAACCTGGTGATGTTCGCCGTGTGGCTGGGCCGCCGCCGCGACGCGCTCACCCCGGAGCGCACGCGCGAACTGGTGGAGGCGCTGGCGCGCATCCCGCAGCACATGGCCGACACGCTCAATGGCACGCGCCAGCTGGTGGCCAACCTGGCGCGCCGCTACGTCGACGCGCGTGACGTGCTCTTCCTCGGGCGCGGGCTGAGCTTCCCCATCGCCCTCGAGGGCGCGCTCAAGCTGAAGGAGATCAGCTACGTCCACGCCGAGGGCTACGCCGCCGGCGAGATGAAGCACGGCCCCATCGCGCTGATCGACGCGCGCCTGCCGGTGCTGGTGCTCGTCCCGCGCGACGACAACTACGAGCGCTCGCTCAGCAACCTGCAGGAGGCCAAGGCGCGTGAGGCCATGGTCATCGCCATCGCCAACGAGGGCGACGTGGACGCGCGCGACGCCAGCGACGACCTGGTCGAGGTGGCCGCGGTGGATCCCGTGCTGACGCCCTTCCTCACGGTGCTCCCGCTGCAGCTCTACTCGTACTACGTGGCCGACTTCAAGGGCACGGACGTGGACCAGCCACGCAACCTGGCCAAGACCGTCACGGTCGAGTGA
- a CDS encoding ATP-binding protein — MKLRARLALTLALAVIPLAVALAGFLQWRRHQVELELVREGVLTRMEAGGREQCEESPERFRRGGPGLGGRRQGRGLARGDGEGPRTPGERARLRREAQAERVAARALGPLIPFAADGAGIERDVPAELLAEIEGGAELASRVVQRRDGLDEYQVLVAMPWTDGPCALILAHAPVRRGELMASALTGVGVGLAAVFVAWLASAPLVRRLRRLEDAAAGGPGTSAVAIVGGSDEVSAVARALDADRARIAAQVRELEQRDAALVAYIANTTHDVMLPLTVLQGHLVAAREQLAEASGPAGSPNAAVDTTLRAAVEESDYLGSLLRNLNARAKMDAASEPRVREPVDLGALVERVVARHRMIARDRRVALEYAVPEQPTHAVGDVTLLERALSNVVHNAVRYNEADGHVAVVLSTRAGRFTLRVVDDGPGLDPEDLPRLTERGYRGNAARTRHPHGMGLGLHITADVLVQHGFLLRLQRPEGAERGLEVLIEGAVVSAEGSASTSS; from the coding sequence GTGAAGCTGCGCGCGCGCCTGGCCCTGACGCTGGCGCTGGCCGTCATCCCGCTCGCCGTGGCGCTCGCGGGCTTTCTGCAGTGGCGTCGGCACCAGGTGGAGCTCGAGCTGGTGCGCGAGGGGGTGCTGACGCGCATGGAGGCGGGGGGCCGGGAGCAGTGCGAGGAGTCGCCCGAGCGCTTCCGACGCGGGGGTCCGGGGCTCGGAGGCCGCCGCCAGGGTCGTGGGCTCGCGCGCGGTGATGGTGAAGGGCCTCGCACTCCCGGCGAACGAGCGCGCCTGCGTCGCGAAGCGCAGGCCGAGCGGGTCGCGGCGCGGGCCCTCGGTCCGCTCATCCCGTTCGCGGCGGACGGCGCCGGCATCGAGCGCGACGTACCGGCGGAGTTGTTGGCGGAAATCGAGGGGGGCGCCGAGCTGGCCAGCCGGGTCGTGCAGCGGCGCGATGGTCTCGACGAGTACCAGGTGCTCGTGGCCATGCCGTGGACCGATGGCCCCTGCGCGCTGATCCTGGCGCACGCGCCCGTGCGCCGCGGGGAGCTCATGGCCAGCGCGCTCACTGGTGTGGGTGTGGGGCTCGCGGCGGTGTTCGTGGCCTGGCTCGCGTCGGCACCCCTCGTGCGTCGGCTGCGCCGCTTGGAGGACGCGGCCGCGGGCGGTCCGGGCACCTCGGCCGTCGCCATCGTGGGCGGGAGCGACGAGGTCAGCGCCGTGGCGCGGGCCCTGGACGCGGACCGCGCGCGCATCGCCGCCCAGGTGCGCGAGCTGGAGCAGCGGGACGCGGCGTTGGTCGCCTACATTGCGAACACGACACACGACGTCATGCTGCCCCTCACGGTGCTGCAGGGGCACCTGGTGGCTGCCCGTGAGCAGCTCGCGGAGGCCAGCGGGCCGGCGGGTTCACCCAACGCTGCCGTCGACACCACGCTGCGCGCCGCCGTCGAGGAGTCCGACTACCTGGGCTCGCTGCTGCGCAACCTCAACGCACGCGCCAAGATGGACGCCGCCTCCGAGCCACGGGTGCGTGAGCCCGTGGACCTCGGCGCGCTCGTGGAGCGCGTGGTCGCGCGCCACCGCATGATCGCTCGCGACCGCCGCGTGGCCCTCGAGTACGCCGTGCCAGAGCAGCCGACGCACGCCGTCGGGGACGTCACCTTGCTGGAGCGCGCGCTCAGCAACGTGGTGCACAACGCCGTGCGCTACAACGAGGCCGACGGACACGTGGCCGTCGTGCTCTCCACGCGCGCGGGGCGCTTCACGCTGCGCGTGGTGGACGACGGCCCGGGACTCGACCCGGAGGACCTGCCGCGGCTGACCGAGCGGGGCTATCGCGGCAACGCCGCGCGCACGCGCCACCCACACGGCATGGGGCTCGGCCTGCACATCACGGCGGACGTGCTCGTGCAGCATGGGTTCTTGCTGCGACTCCAGCGGCCCGAGGGCGCCGAGCGTGGGCTCGAGGTGCTCATCGAAGGAGCCGTGGTGTCCGCGGAGGGCTCTGCTTCGACGAGCTCGTGA
- a CDS encoding response regulator transcription factor, which translates to MSTPRILLVEDDAQLGAQIVSHFQRAGFDCVWAQDGDEARRAPVGEVDLVVLDLMLPGTYGMDLLKLYRQRSEVPVMILSARDDSSDKVRALKLGADDYVTKPFWPEELLARVTARLRRPTMERSDVLRLGALALDVAARRVEVDGALVELTPAEWTVLAALAKRPGTAVSREALVEQALDSERDGALRSLDVHISRLRKKLGRAGAQVATVWGVGYRLADLPSDGDAT; encoded by the coding sequence ATGAGCACACCTCGCATCCTCCTCGTCGAAGACGACGCCCAGCTGGGCGCTCAGATCGTGTCCCACTTTCAGCGCGCCGGGTTCGACTGCGTGTGGGCGCAGGATGGTGACGAGGCGCGACGTGCGCCCGTGGGCGAGGTGGACCTGGTGGTGCTCGACCTGATGCTGCCGGGCACCTACGGCATGGACCTGCTCAAGCTGTATCGGCAGCGCTCCGAGGTGCCGGTCATGATCTTGAGCGCACGCGACGACTCGTCCGACAAGGTGCGCGCGCTGAAGCTGGGCGCGGACGACTACGTGACCAAGCCGTTCTGGCCCGAGGAACTGCTGGCGCGGGTGACGGCGCGGCTGCGACGCCCGACGATGGAGCGCAGCGATGTGCTGCGCCTCGGGGCGCTGGCGCTGGATGTGGCGGCGCGGCGCGTCGAGGTGGACGGCGCGCTGGTGGAGCTCACGCCGGCCGAGTGGACCGTGCTCGCGGCGCTCGCGAAGCGACCGGGGACCGCGGTGTCGCGCGAGGCCTTGGTGGAGCAGGCGCTGGACTCGGAGCGCGACGGGGCGCTGCGCAGCCTGGACGTGCACATCTCGCGGCTGCGCAAGAAGCTCGGCCGCGCGGGCGCGCAGGTGGCCACGGTGTGGGGCGTGGGCTACCGGCTGGCCGACCTACCGAGCGACGGGGACGCGACGTGA
- a CDS encoding FadR family transcriptional regulator, with the protein MSAAMGTQFEKLERQTAVTRAGRVLRDAILRGDYAPGDKLPPERDLAATLGITRVTLRSALARLAASGLVATVQGDGHRVLDVRVSGGLDRLPEMALAFEGDPERVVRLARDLLALRRLVMAEAAATCASLGSDALEPLRTHVRAMESAEDEARFSALDLEFGSILLQLAGNIAFQLTYNTMLAFAADHPALMRVLSTDRETLLEGVRSLVSLLTLGDPTLARTAVLTALETLDAQGLARVTAQSRDSKVGDT; encoded by the coding sequence ATGTCCGCAGCGATGGGAACGCAGTTCGAGAAGCTCGAGCGCCAAACCGCCGTCACACGCGCGGGTCGTGTCCTCCGTGACGCCATCTTGCGCGGTGACTACGCCCCCGGGGACAAGCTCCCTCCCGAGCGCGACTTGGCGGCGACCCTCGGCATCACCCGCGTCACGCTGCGTTCAGCGCTCGCCCGGCTCGCGGCATCCGGCCTGGTGGCGACGGTCCAGGGCGATGGGCATCGCGTCCTCGACGTGCGTGTGTCCGGTGGTCTCGACCGCCTCCCGGAGATGGCCCTGGCGTTCGAAGGGGACCCCGAACGCGTCGTGCGCTTGGCGCGAGACCTCCTCGCGCTGCGACGCCTGGTCATGGCGGAGGCTGCCGCCACCTGCGCCTCGCTGGGCTCGGACGCGCTCGAGCCACTGCGTACCCACGTGCGGGCGATGGAGAGCGCCGAGGACGAAGCGCGCTTCTCGGCGCTCGACCTGGAGTTCGGGAGCATCTTGCTGCAGCTCGCAGGCAACATCGCGTTCCAGCTCACGTACAACACCATGCTGGCGTTCGCCGCCGACCACCCCGCGCTCATGCGTGTGCTCTCGACGGATCGCGAGACGCTCCTCGAAGGCGTCCGATCGCTCGTCTCCCTGTTGACCCTCGGCGACCCCACTCTCGCGCGCACAGCCGTCCTGACCGCCCTCGAGACGCTCGATGCGCAGGGTCTCGCGCGGGTGACAGCCCAATCTCGAGACTCGAAAGTTGGTGACACGTGA